In Eucalyptus grandis isolate ANBG69807.140 chromosome 4, ASM1654582v1, whole genome shotgun sequence, the following proteins share a genomic window:
- the LOC108959256 gene encoding germin-like protein subfamily 1 member 7 yields the protein MKFLPISLLILALATATSFAYDPSPLQDFCVAINDPKVFVNGKFCKDPKQVTADDFLFKGFRYPGNTVNPLGSKVTPAFVDQLPGLNTLGISMARIDFAPGGLNPPHTHPRGSEILVVAEGTLLVGFVTSNQLNNTFFTKVLYKGDVFVFPIGLIHFQLNIGKTPALAFAALSSQNPGVITIANSVFRSKPPISADVLTKAFQVDKKVVDYLQAQFWYDNN from the exons ATGAAGTTTCTTCCAATTAGCCTTCTCATCTTGGCTCTAGCAACTGCCACCAGTTTTGCATATGACCCGAGTCCTCTTCAGGACTTCTGTGTGGCCATCAATGACCCAAAAG TATTTGTGAACGGAAAGTTTTGCAAGGACCCAAAACAAGTTACAGCAGATGATTTTCTCTTTAAGGGGTTCAGATATCCTGGGAATACTGTGAACCCGCTTGGATCGAAAGTCACACCTGCTTTTGTCGACCAACTTCCAGGACTTAACACTTTGGGCATTTCCATGGCTCGTATTGACTTTGCTCCGGGTGGCCTGAATCCTCCCCACACTCACCCTCGTGGGTCCGAGATTCTGGTTGTTGCTGAGGGCACACTGCTTGTCGGCTTCGTCACATCCAATCAATTAAACAACACCTTCTTCACCAAAGTGTTGTACAAAGGGGATGTGTTTGTGTTCCCAATTGGTCTCATCCACTTCCAGCTGAACATTGGAAAGACCCCTGCGCTGGCCTTTGCTGCTCTGAGCAGCCAGAACCCAGGAGTGATTACCATTGCTAATTCAGTGTTCAGATCAAAGCCACCCATTTCGGCTGATGTTCTCACCAAGGCCTTCCAAGTGGATAAGAAGGTTGTTGACTACCTTCAGGCGCAGTTTTGGTATGACAACAATTAG
- the LOC104441265 gene encoding LOW QUALITY PROTEIN: germin-like protein subfamily 1 member 13 (The sequence of the model RefSeq protein was modified relative to this genomic sequence to represent the inferred CDS: inserted 2 bases in 1 codon) yields MKSFPVSLLILALATATAFAYDPSPLQDICVAINDPKSAVFVNGEFCKDPKQATADDFTFMGFRNPGNTANPLGSKVTPATVNEFPGLNTLGISMARIDFAPGGLNPPHTHPRGTEVLVVIEGTLLVGFVTSNQLNNTLFTKVLYKGDVFVFPIGLIHFQLNTGKTXALAFAGLSSQNPGVITIANSVFGAKPPISADVLTKAFQVDKKTVDYLQAQFWYDNN; encoded by the exons ATGAAGTCCTTTCCAGTTAGCCTTCTCATTTTGGCTTTGGCAACTGCAACTGCCTTTGCTTATGACCCAAGTCCTCTTCAGGACATATGCGTGGCCATCAACGACCCGAAGTCTGCAG TGTTTGTGAACGGGGAGTTTTGCAAGGACCCTAAGCAAGCCACTGCAGATGACTTCACCTTTATGGGGTTTAGAAACCCTGGGAATACTGCAAACCCTCTTGGATCGAAAGTCACACCTGCAACCGTCAACGAGTTTCCAGGACTCAATACTTTGGGCATATCCATGGCTCGCATTGACTTCGCTCCTGGAGGTTTAAACCCTCCCCACACTCACCCTCGTGGCACTGAGGTCTTGGTCGTCATCGAGGGCACACTCCTTGTCGGCTTCGTCACATCCAACCAATTGAACAACACTCTCTTCACCAAAGTCTTGTACAAAGGCGATGTGTTTGTTTTCCCAATTGGACTCATTCACTTCCAGTTGAATACCGGAAAGAC CGCGCTGGCCTTTGCCGGTTTGAGCAGCCAAAATCCAGGAGTCATTACCATTGCTAACTCCGTCTTTGGAGCAAAGCCACCCATTTCTGCTGATGTTCTCACCAAGGCCTTCCAAGTGGACAAGAAAACTGTTGACTACCTCCAGGCACAGTTTTGGTACGACAACAACTAA